One segment of Anopheles stephensi strain Indian chromosome 3, UCI_ANSTEP_V1.0, whole genome shotgun sequence DNA contains the following:
- the LOC118512703 gene encoding uncharacterized protein LOC118512703 translates to MGVRHLQTFMDKKVSHGTYSVRMEREIQNAKQAAGKSPPPLVVIDLMAMFSLFCSDVRGLLCGSQVRRIERTAGDFFKRLTDAGAELVFFYDGKLQANKYETWTTRQNEKYYRMLDIIDAIDARVPLERVAAQFEHNIPSNTCLKLRRVAKRHGKVVIETEMECDQALAIFATKHGALAIITHDTDFLIFEGNWQLWHANRINLTTLVAQAYNRQALLRTLGLQWQQMAVWATLAGTDFFKYDELEPFLNGLGPHHRKFYKLADYVRSMPITKDLQASTVNGILGRVYKNRRMPTEAFEWFRQSVAFYQIDAPTAGGTPAANDRFGFLLQAEQCFAHTVLTGAPFNCTLFFFDYRTTEFTNYYEIIEPLIARIGGILLYHYQPERNHMTVVVKRNHEEPHTFVTVPVTYPQAVTPPEVKDLISKDANLLSSLLPRKLQLLRWVCSEELLTREEQSNDIPPALLLTVLTLYRLRRTGAIRMFEADLLLLIAYQDTHELFDPAEEPYPQRLIARAFRLAFLFQKVYTHLARIAKALGLPQSYRPSTPFDGLRFHNLYRVWNCTRVETHHLEPIKEWRLYEFASY, encoded by the exons ATGGGAGTCAGACATCTGCAAACGTTTATGGACAAGAAGGTGTCGCACGGTACTTATAGCGTTCGAATGGAACGGGAAATTCA GAATGCGAAGCAGGCTGCGGGCAAATCGCCGCCACCGCTGGTTGTGATCGACCTGATGGCAATGTTCAGCTTGTTTTGTTCCGATGTGCGCGGCCTGCTGTGTGGGAGCCAGGTTCGGCGGATAGAACGAACGGCCGGCGATTTTTTCAAGCGCCTCACCGATGCCGGTGCCGAGCTGGTGTTTTTCTACGATGGTAAACTGCAGGCGAACAAGTACGAGACGTGGACCACCCGGCAGAATGAAAAGTACTACCGGATGCTCGACATCATTGATGCGATCGATGCACGCGTACCGCTGGAAAGGGTGGCCGCCCAGTTTGAGCATAACATACCGTCCAACACGTGCCTGAAGCTGCGGCGAGTTGCCAAACGGCACGGTAAGGTGGTCATTGAGACGGAAATGGAGTGCGACCAGGCGCTGGCAATCTTCGCTACGAAACATGGCGCGCTGGCGATCATAACGCACGATACGGATTTTCTCATCTTCGAGGGCAACTGGCAGCTGTGGCACGCGAACCGTATCAATCTAACGACGCTGGTCGCACAAGCCTACAACAGGCAGGCATTGCTGCGTACGCTTGGCTTGCAATGGCAACAGATGGCGGTGTGGGCAACGTTGGCCGGAACGGATTTCTTCAAGTATGACGAGCTGGAACCATTCCTGAACGGTCTCGGTCCACACCACCGCAAGTTTTACAAGCTGGCCGACTATGTGCGCTCGATGCCGATCACGAAGGATCTGCAAGCCAGCACGGTAAACGGCATACTGGGGCGGGTGTATAAGAACCGGCGTATGCCAACCGAAGCATTCGAATGGTTTCGACAAAGTGTCGCATTTTATCAAATC GATGCACCGACTGCAGGAGGCACACCGGCAGCGAACGACCGGTTCGGGTTTTTGTTGCAGGCAGAACAGTGCTTTGCGCACACCGTACTTACCGGAGCACCGTTCAACTGTacgctcttcttcttcgactACCGTACGACCGAGTTTACAAACTATTACGAGATCATTGAACCACTGATTGCCCGCATCGGGGGTATCCTGCTGTATCATTACCAGCCGGAACGAAACCAcatgacggtggtggtgaagcGTAACCACGAAGAACCGCATACCTTCGTTACCGTACCGGTAACATACCCGCAAGCCGTTACACCACCCGAGGTGAAGGATTTGATTTCGAAAGACGCAAACCTGCTGTCCTCACTGCTGCCACGCAAGCTGCAGCTGTTGCGCTGGGTTTGTTCGGAAGAATTGCTTACCCGGGAGGAGCAATCGAACGACATCCCGCCGGCCCTTCTGCTAACCGTACTGACCCTTTATCGATTGCGTCGCACCGGTGCGATACGCATGTTCGAAGCCGATCTGCTGCTCCTGATCGCTTATCAGGATACGCACGAACTGTTCGATCCGGCGGAGGAACCGTACCCGCAGCGACTGATTGCCCGTGCCTTCCGGTTGGCTTTCCTGTTTCAAAAGGTGTACACACACCTGGCACGGATTGCGAAAGCGCTTGGACTGCCGCAGTCGTATCGCCCCTCGACGCCGTTCGATGGGCTGCGGTTTCACAACCTGTACCGGGTGTGGAACTGTACGCGCGTCGAAACGCACCATCTTGAGCCGATCAAGGAATGGCGATTATACGAATTTGCAAGTTATTAG